The Synechococcus sp. MVIR-18-1 region GAACACCTGCAACACCTTTGTCTTTAGGGAAGGTGACAGCGAAGCCTCCGAGATCAACGCGCGCAGATCTAACCAGCGACGATGGGGAGGGTTGGCTTCCTCGCTGCTCACCGAGAGCCGAAGCCCCCGCAATCCTCCACTCTGAGATTCCTCAACGTTGAGCCCGTAGGCCTTGGCGAGACCAAGAGCATGCAAGGGCTCATGAACAACCGACTCCGGCACTCCTAAATCCAGGACTGCCGACAACAACATGTCCCCGGCAAGACCGGTTGGACAATCAATCACCAGGGCGCTCATGCTGGCTCTGGAGGCATGCCGTCCAGCAACCTGTTGGCGATCGATTCGAGCTCAGTGCGTCGCAAACGCAACAGCTGCTCCACTTCCCGACGTGCCCGGCGTTGCTCTCGCTGAGCCGTATCAACATCTTGTCCAGACACCCCCCAGATCCGTCCCAACAGAGCCTTGTCATCTTCCCCACCTTGAGGGGGCCCCTCAAGCAGCGTTTCCGCAGCCATTCCGGCCTGAAGAACCCGGCTCCAGCGACGCAAGTCTTCTAGAGACAAACGGGCCCGATCGGGTAGAGCAAATTCGGTGACACCATTGCAACGCAACCCTGCCTGAAGACAACCACGGGTTCCAACAAGAACCCGTTTGACCTCGAGATTTTCCTCTTGAGCAACCAACCAGTGACCAGCCTCGTGAAACGCAACTCTGCGCAATCTGTTGCGTCCTCCGGGCAGTGATTCCGCCAAAAGGTGACCTCCCATCCCGTTGAACTGAGCAGCGTCAACGGTGAGGCCCAAAAGGGCACCTCCCAACCCGAGGGCAATCCATGCAGTCGACAGTCCGATCAATGGTCCAAACACTGCCAAACCAGTAGCGCTAGCCACCGCGACACCGGCAGTGGTGTTGAAGGTGGGGGAAGAGGGCATCAGGTCAGGTTTTGGCAGGTCGAGGACGGGCGCCTCCCTTACCGGATCCCTCCCGACCTTTTCCGCCTCGCGTCGGCATCGGTGCAATCACTTCAACGGACTCAACAGAGAGGATCTGTCCTTGACGGCGCACATCCAAGCTGACGAAATGCCTTAGATGCTCGAGGGACAGTTCTCCTGTGAGCTGAACTTTGAAGGGCAAAGGACGGAATCCATCAGCTCGAGGGAGCTGGCGCACCTTCACGACGAGCTCATTCGCTTCTGGCTTCGTAAAAATCAATTCGCCACGAATCGAGAAGAAGTCGTCACCTTCGGGCAGTTGATCCAGGGAACCCTTGGTCTCTGAGGCTTCGGCATCCACGCTCTCGGCATCCGAGGCCTCAGCTGTCGCCAGCGTGCTCGGCTCCCAAATTCCTGCAATTTGGAGATGCAGCTGATCTGACTCACGGCAGCGGGGATACACCACCCACAGGTGAGGCGTTGACATATCGAGATGACGACGCATGAGGGTGAGCATCCTGCCAAGAACGACAGCCTCTAATTCATTGCCATCGGAATCAATCAAGACCCCCCGGGTCAGCTGATCGTCAGATTCCGGTCGATAGATCCCCCTAACAACACCGATCGCCCGGTACTGGAGGGGTTCTGTAACCGGGGAAATCGGATGGTCGCGCATTGATGTGAGTGGCTTCCATTGGCCTTAAGTGACTCTAGCCAGCTCGGGGGATTCGAATCAGAGTGAGCTGAGCACTCCCCATGCAGATTGCCCGGCGCTAACCGATTACAGGAGGTTCGACATCGATGGATGATGGGGTTGGGACTTCCTTTGGCCCTGATCGCAGGCTGGCTTGTAGCCCAAGCACTGAATCAATATCCAAAAGTCGATCAAAAGGCCGATCAAAAGACCAATCAACAGCAGCTGTCAGGCGTCAAGCCTGTCGAACATCCAGCCAAGAGAAAAGCTCCTCAAGCCATTGAGCCAGAGCAAAGGCTTGAGGAACTCGCCCTCTCCCATCTGCGCGAGTGGCCGTGGCGCATGCTCCTGGCCCAAAGAAAGCTCCAACGCGGTGATCGCGATGGAGCAGGGCGTGAGCTCATCACTCTTCAAGCGCTATGGCCAAATCGCCCAGAAGTGCAGAACCTCCAACTGCTGTTGGATCTGGGAACAAAGCGTCAGGCCACCGCTTTGGAACAGACAAACGATCGTTTTAAGAAAACACCCAAAGGTCAACGACTCACGCTTGGATTACGCCTTGCTGATTTGCAACGCCTCTCCGGACAAGACAACGCAGCCATCGCCACCTACCGCCTCATTGCCGCAGAGTCTCCAAAGGACATGAAACCTCTGCTCGCCCTCGCCCTACTCCATCGAGACAAGGGACAGCGAGAGCTATCGCAAAAGGTATTGCTAAGGGTCAGGAATCGTCTTTCTGTCAGTGAACAGAACAAACAAGCCCTGG contains the following coding sequences:
- a CDS encoding lipopolysaccharide assembly protein LapB; translated protein: MPGANRLQEVRHRWMMGLGLPLALIAGWLVAQALNQYPKVDQKADQKTNQQQLSGVKPVEHPAKRKAPQAIEPEQRLEELALSHLREWPWRMLLAQRKLQRGDRDGAGRELITLQALWPNRPEVQNLQLLLDLGTKRQATALEQTNDRFKKTPKGQRLTLGLRLADLQRLSGQDNAAIATYRLIAAESPKDMKPLLALALLHRDKGQRELSQKVLLRVRNRLSVSEQNKQALDQLAVRWQLDSFRKSEDRTANRRPNVLLPPPKAQAETTPKP